Below is a genomic region from Vitis riparia cultivar Riparia Gloire de Montpellier isolate 1030 chromosome 5, EGFV_Vit.rip_1.0, whole genome shotgun sequence.
TTGCATAAGTGTAAGGACTAAACCTCCATCTTTTGTTTAAGAAATAAGACAAGTCCATGTAGGGACCTCAATTGAGTAAGCCTTGGGAAAGGAGCAGTCTTAAAGTCTCCTGTAAAGGAGAAAGGTTGGCCTTGGTTTATCAACCTTGAAATTGTAATCAATCGCAATGCAGGGACCCTCTAGTGCAATGCTATCATTCACCCTCCTTGTGAGGGCTTAATTACAATTTTTACCTCCTTCCCTGGCCAAGGAGAGACACCAACCACCCACTCCCAAACTCAACAAATAACCAATAGTTAAAAGGCATTAAAATGCCATCAAAAGCCCtacaaaggaaacaaacaaaagcCCTGTAAAGGAAACAAGTAAAAACcctataaagataaataataaaaaaagtccAACAAAGATAATAACTATTCAAGGTACTTCAGAGATATAAGGGAAGAACCAAATGAAGATAGGTCAAGTTCTTCCTCTCTAACAAGGAGACTCTCAAGAGGAACCACTTTAGGCTCATACAACACATTATGATCCTCCAAAGGTGTAAAGTCTAAACCTTTGCTCTTGGTCttgtttcctaaaatttgaTTAAGTTTATGCTTGTTGTCGAGAAAGCATATGTCAATCTCCAAATGGATCTACTAACACACCAAAGGCTCAACTCCTTCACAAGCAAATGGTCTAAAAAGAGCTACTTCTAAGGCCTTTAATAGTTATATTGGGTATTTCTAATCAATTTTGACTACAATAGCACAACTTAACTCTTTGACATCTCCATTAAATCAATACTTAGGACCTAAGTGAAGTAGAAAACAACCAAGTACAAATTAGTAAGCTGAAGAAGGCCAATTACAAGAAAAGAAACTACTTCAAGATCAAATTTGCACAAGTCGACATCCTCAACTTGAGATAAATCCACCAAAAACTATCCAAAAGAACTCGTCACATGACTACTAGAACCAAACTCAAGCAAAGGTCTCCATGCCAACTTTCAATCAAGCCCAAACAAATTTCTCACTCCAATATGACTCCTTAGACTAAAGCTTAATATCTTTAGAAAACTACTTGGCCAAAGATAGTTCTTTAAAGACAAACAACATAGCCTTTCAAGTCTACTCCTTCAAAGGGAGGATTAACATAAAAAGCAATCACTTAGACAACCACCATTTCTTAACACTgaagggtaaaaaaaattaaccaaccCAAGACACTATCCTTTAATTACCAAACCATGTCACCACCTTCGGGGGGAATATGCATACTTAGTAACTCAACTTGACAAAAAGTACCTAACCTTTGACTAAATGGCCTAAATCTGACTTAAAGCTAGATATGTCTATATAAAGCCATTGCAAAAAGCTAGTTAACTTTGAAAAGTATTTGCAGCTAGGAGGCATAAGACCAGTGAGGCCAAAAGACCATAAAAAGGCCTTAAAACTCCTCCATAGGAAAGTCCTCAACCACTTCCAAATCTCACTTTGTATCGAACAAatggagaaataaaaatttagttgCTCACTGaagattttcaatattttcaatatgcatctattatttttaacttaaatttatgAATACTTATTGAAGGCTTATTTACAATCGGTTAGCATTTAATATCTTTAGTtaacatttttatgtttaaatcaatattttcagaATCGGACCGGCCACTAAACCaataaaattacttatttaCGATTTAATGGTCGAACCAATGGTCAAACCGCGGTCTAATCACGGTCAAATTGGTGAcgtaataaatttataatttatatattattaaaatttaaaataattataaaaaattaaatatatgtaaaaataaattaaaaatcaataatattattttttaccttgatattatcaaattaatattttaaattttattaaatgatacatgtataatatttagatgtgaatatattcaaaatgaaagaaaattcaattattttatttcatataataattttttttttaaaggaaagaatatattttctttgtttgtcaCATTAGGCATAAAATGGTGTGCAGGTGAGTGGTGCGTCTTTTCCTTCACTTGAGGTCCAAGGTTCAAGTCCTGCTGGGTGGGCTTGATAAGAACAAGGAGGCCTATTTAAAAACAACACTCATCCAGGTGAAGTCATGTCCTCCTTGTGGGCTCAGGATACAGCCCACTAAGTGGCTAAAGGTAAGGTGGGCTTAACAAATACGGGCTGCAGGTGTGGGTTCTGCAAAAATTAAATGTGGAAGGAGGCCTGTCATTGAATCGTTCGGTTTATCAAGAACCGCCCGGTTCGTCCCTTGATTGGGTGGTTCAATATAGGGGACCGGACCGGAAATGGTACTGGTCGGCGGTTGAACCAGTCTGGTCCGATCTGCGGTCGACAtgttaaatcaataatttaataaattataaaaacatatatatagttttgtatAAAATCCACTTATTgtctaaattaataattttctaatatgcAACTAAATCCATataaattacatgaaaaatagttaatttgtaaaataaattatttaactcATATGGGACAcactattttataaaaataaaaaatatcttgataaattaataatttattaattattcaaatatttaatatttacttCATAAATAGATTTTCCTTAATCGTTATTAATTCACGGAGGTTTCACTGTATTTTtagttagagagagagagagagagatggccAACGAACTTGTTCATATCCAGGTGATGACTAGCCAATTGCTCCTAGGATATAGCTTAGGAGACTTTGTAGTTGCGGTCACTAGAGGCTGCTACAGATACAGCATGTTCCCATGCCAGCTTGGTCACACTCGGTAGAGGTTGGCCCGATTACGCAACCATATGATATGGATGGTGCCTCCCCTCTAACCTCTAAATTAATTGCGGTTACTGACCGCTGCTTAAAAGTGGTTTCTTGTAGTACCTATCTAACCTGGGAGTAAATAAGTTCAATGTATCCAttcccctcctttttttttttttttttctactgaATGACTAAGACTTGAAAATATCTATCTTTGTCATCTAAAGTGAGAAAAGGAAGGAAGCAACTTCTCAGATTTTTCTTACGAAACACAACAAATATTGATATCGTTTGTGAAAAATGTACacgttttaaatttattgtcaAATCCATTGACAATTtgtgtcatatatatatatttcaagacATATTGTTTACCTCTATATTAAGATATATGTTTTAAGGtctgtttgataataattttaaaaaacgtttttaacatttataatacttaaaatttttttatctttcaaatattagaaagattaaaaatactttaaaattataaCCAAACATACTCTTATTTTAGCTTATAAGATAACTAGTCAAATTCAATATGAATTGTTAAAAATGCCTTAGTAAAGTACAAATGGTGGTTACTACTTAGTAGAAAGAGTTCTAGATATATGGGCAACCTAGCAAAGACGTGAGATGCTAATGAGGTAATgttaagataaaaatatgattatttcttttgatggtaaatataaatagattaaaaatgcGTTTAGTATATTATTAATgtattataattttagaaagcgtttatagtatttttaacacttaataataaaaaattttaactattaaaaatattataaatgtttccTAAATTCACTATCAAACAGACTCTAATTGATACTAACATATAAAAGTACTATTGAGAAACCTTTGTTGATAATAACTCACATAGAAGCCGGATTTTGTGGGGAGTTCAATGATACACAAGACTTGTTTAATTATGGGTTTCATTCTAAACCACAATCTTGaagaggacaaaaaaaaaaagaagaaaaaaattagtgtACATGCTCCTAAAAAATCAACTGTTGATTTGATAAGcaatattttcttctatttaagGTATGCCACCTTAGGCCTcggcttaattaaatgattgCAACCATCCATATCTCTTCCTTTTGGTATGGTTGTGCCCACAATTCCACGGGTTCATAATGACAACCCACGTGTGATGCTCCACACGATAAATTCACCATTATCGAATCTTTCTTTGATATCATATTAAACTATCAGTTTTTACTAGTAatatttacttaataaattCAATGAGATTGAAgggatatttgaaaaaaaaattgaagtaaaaaatgaaGGTATGTTCTACAGTCTATCGCAATCAATTTACCGTAGTGAAGCTGCTAGGTGACAATATATATGTCACCAACATAGTAGAAGTAATAAGAACTCCTGGTAAGCAGTCTAAGTTCTTGAGGCTCTTGCCATCCTTTGGAGCCCACTGGTCATACTTCCCTTTTGAATCACTGCAAGCCAAGGTAGCAGAGAGGAAAAGGGATAGgcaaaaaccaagaaaaagtGAGCAATGATTAGCATCAAGGATCTGTATGGTGTTCTAAGTGCGGTGGTTCCCCTCTATGTGACTATGTTTTTGGCTTATGCTTCTGTAAAATGGTGGAACGTGTTCTCTCCGGATCAATGCGCAGGCATCAACAGATTCGTGGCCATTTTCGCCATCCCACTTCTCTCCTTTGAGGTTATTTCAAGGATAAATCCTTACAAGATGGACTTCCTCTTCATTGCTGCTGATGGAGTCTCCAAAGTTCTAATCCTAATCATCTTGTTTTCTTGGGCTAAGTTCTCAAAGCGAGGCAGCCTTGACTGGACAATCACGCTTTTCTCCATTTCCACCCTCCCAAACACCCTTGTGATGGGGATCCCGCTTCTGAAATCCATGTACGGAGACGATAAGGAGTACCTCATTATCCAAGCCGTGGTTCTACAGTGCATAATTTGGTACACTTTGTTACTCTTTCTGTTTGAGTATAGAGAAGCAAGGATTTTCATACTGAACAAGTTCAAGGACAGTAGTGTGAGTAACAGTGAGAGGAGCGGGGAGAATTTCGGAGGAATCCAGGAGATGATAGGGAGAAACTGCGGCGGCGCCGGCGCCGGTGAAGATGAAGTAGTTGATATGGTGGTTAGAACGCCTTCCAATCCTCAGACCACGCAGAATGTAAACAAGGTGGCTCCAGATTCTCGGTCATGTTTGAAACCAACGCCGGCAGGAGGCGCCGCGCAGGAAGACGGTAAAGAGGTCCATCTGTTCATTTGGCGATGCGGGTGTTGCAGTTCTCAAGGCAAGATTGAATtagtattcttcttcttcttcctcttccttccATTCCTTTTTTGTCTGAATAGTAGTAGTACCAGTATTAAACATATGTGCTTTATGAAATAGGTGTTTGTGGGCAGTCAGTGCAAGTCTGCAGAAGAGAAGAGGAAATCAAAGTCCAAGGGAAGACAGGAGAAGATGAGAAGCCCAATTTCCCTAAAGACCAGAATATGGATTCCTCCACATCCTCAGCCATGTTGAAGCAAATCATGAAAAGGGTGTGGTTTAAGCTTGTGAGGAACCCCAACTCTTATGCCAGCGTACTGGGTTTAGCCTGGGCTTTGGCTTCCTGCAGGTAATTATTCACATTTGGAGCTTACCATCTGTGTTATATTCATCATTCCGttctaatttcttttccttgttgGGGCAGATGGGACATAAAGAAGCCCCAAATCTTGGAGAACTCGGTCACAATATTGTCAAATGCAGGCCTTGGAATGGCCATGTTTAGCCTTGGTAAGAACTAAGAAGAAAGGTCCCAAATTAACCAATACTTTCATTTCTCATGTGCTTCATGTCCTTACTTCAAATCCCTGGACTTGCAGGTCTGTTCATGGCTCTCCAACCAAGGATCATAGCATGTGGTAATAGACTAGCCGCGTATGGCATGCTTGTCAGGTTCTTGGCTGGCCCTGCTGTGATGGCAGTTGCTTCTGTTGCAGTAGGTCTTAGGGGCACCGTGTTGCGGGTGTCCATTGTACAAGCCGCTCTGCCGCAAGGCATAGTTCCCTTTGTGTTTTCCAGGGAATACAACCTGCATCCAGAAATGCTAAGCACAGCGTAAGTACTCACAGCATCAAACTCCAAATACAGTAGAATACAACAATACCCACCATGGCTATTAATTATTATCACATGCTCCTCTTATCAAACTTTCAGGGTAATTTTTGGAATGATTGTCGCCCTTCCCATCACAGTTCTGTACTATGTTCTCCTGGGACTGTAATACGACTGAGTACGTACTCCTGCACCAAACCTGGAAAAGGATCAAGCATGGGAAACTTAGCCATCCTGGTGATTGATCAATCCACAATATGCATCTTATGTATCATTGTCAAGTGTGTTCATCACAGCTTTTGGACAGCTAATTAACCAGTAATGCACACCACAGACATCACAATTATTGATGGTCTCAATTCAATGCTTGCTAGGAGAGAAACCCCACTTCTTAATATGATCAGCAGATTGGTTTTTAGTTTGtactacttttccttttccccctATTTTCAAAGGGGATTATATTGTTCTAGTACGTGTGAGAGAGGGAAAGGAgcatatgtattttattttattttttgctgtGATTTGAAATAGAATTAGTTAAAACCCAGATTGTTCTGACCATGTATTGTTTGGTTGCCatgaaaattggaaagaaagaaaaaaaattagagttatATTATAAGCTGTAACAACACTTCCAtcatataataaattcaaagatTTGATTAATGACTCAATCATTTTTCCAATTATCCAACTTGCAGAAGTAGGGTTACAAATTTTGGCACATATTGGGATTGGATTCTAAGCATTAAAGTGTGGACTCTCTTGTCCCAAAAAGCAAGTCAGCAGCACGTACCACATGTCACTCCACCATTGTATTCATATCACCATGATTTAACATACTACATATACTACAAAATAAGACCCTGACCCACCACCTAGTTGTCGGTTTCTCCTTTGACATCTTGGCTTATAAATCATactatatagtttttattttgttaaatatttgtTACCCAtattccttttttgtttttttaagccAACAAAATTGAAATTGCAAAACTAGATCGGAATCATTgttaaatttttggaatttatgaGCCACTCCTTTTTTTTCTTGCGTATATTGATAAAGTGGTAGATCTACACCAATAATATTTTTGCCCCTACCAGATTTGGTTTGCCTCTCATATGTTGGAACTATAGCCATCAATCACATTTTCATGTGTGCATAAAGTGAATCTTGACTTCTCATTTTGTGTGCCTATTTCATGATTTCATTCATTCAAATTTACTTTAATTTCATACatcttgtaaaaaataataataatgaatttttcatatatataaattatgcaAATGAATGACATGCATTTAGAGATATAATAACTTTAGTTACAATTTCGTAATACTTTGATCATATTTTAGTTATACTTGATTTATAATGATCGTGcgaaaaaacatttatatatttataatattatttacagAAACTTCCATATAGATATAATGTCCTCGATAAACATTCATATGAGATCAAACAAATCCTTACACTATGGTAAAAAATTGACTCTTAACATTATTGGACTCAAATGACCTTTAcgattttaaaatacatctaaGTTAAAAAAagtctatatttatataacattagaattttttttttttaattttttatctgaTATGAGATATCAGAATTTAGATCAAACTATCTTTCAACTATAATCAAATTACCTTTTAATGTGACTTAATTATCTTTCAATATGACTCAATTAGCTCATAACAACATGATATTCTCAATTAAATatccaataaaattatttaattatatgatatatttcaagagttatttgattaaaaggatcattgaaaacccaattttgaaaatctaatcttcccatttttttttttgggtcacaTTTTGACGAAACCAtgctcattattttcttgtaaaaataatcatttttttta
It encodes:
- the LOC117913760 gene encoding auxin efflux carrier component 3-like translates to MISIKDLYGVLSAVVPLYVTMFLAYASVKWWNVFSPDQCAGINRFVAIFAIPLLSFEVISRINPYKMDFLFIAADGVSKVLILIILFSWAKFSKRGSLDWTITLFSISTLPNTLVMGIPLLKSMYGDDKEYLIIQAVVLQCIIWYTLLLFLFEYREARIFILNKFKDSSVSNSERSGENFGGIQEMIGRNCGGAGAGEDEVVDMVVRTPSNPQTTQNVNKVAPDSRSCLKPTPAGGAAQEDGKEVHLFIWRCGCCSSQGVCGQSVQVCRREEEIKVQGKTGEDEKPNFPKDQNMDSSTSSAMLKQIMKRVWFKLVRNPNSYASVLGLAWALASCRWDIKKPQILENSVTILSNAGLGMAMFSLGLFMALQPRIIACGNRLAAYGMLVRFLAGPAVMAVASVAVGLRGTVLRVSIVQAALPQGIVPFVFSREYNLHPEMLSTAVIFGMIVALPITVLYYVLLGL